From the genome of Latilactobacillus curvatus JCM 1096 = DSM 20019:
AAATCAAAAAAAACGACTCACCCGACACCAATTGACTGGCGTGCGCCTTCCGAAAACAAACCATACCCTAATTTAGACGAACAACCCGATTTATGGGTCGACGTTTCAATTGCACAGCAACGTGTCTACCTTAAAAATGGCAATGATCTTTTGTACATAATGCATGCTTCGACCGGTTCTCCTGAGTCACCCACACCAACTGGTACCTTCTATATCGAAGCTGAACACGGCGACTCATTTTTCAATGCAAATTCCGGGGAAGGTGCCAAATATTGGCGCTCTTTCCTAGATCATGGTATTTATCTTTTTCACAGTGTGCCCACAGATGAAGCTGGCAATTTCATTCCAGAAGAAGCAGAGCAATTAGGCAAAAAAGCTAATTCACACGGCTGTATCCGTTTATCAGTAGCTGATGCCCA
Proteins encoded in this window:
- a CDS encoding L,D-transpeptidase, with the protein product MPKLTNNIRLMLGSIIVAIALLIGGYWSTSARHQTHQAAVTSSTKSQSHARQPPIKSKKTTHPTPIDWRAPSENKPYPNLDEQPDLWVDVSIAQQRVYLKNGNDLLYIMHASTGSPESPTPTGTFYIEAEHGDSFFNANSGEGAKYWRSFLDHGIYLFHSVPTDEAGNFIPEEAEQLGKKANSHGCIRLSVADAQWFYTAIPYNTKVVIH